In Vitis vinifera cultivar Pinot Noir 40024 chromosome 11, ASM3070453v1, a genomic segment contains:
- the LOC100250183 gene encoding leucine aminopeptidase 1 yields MAATASPVVLSLVSSLFASASSSSCSSLIFTRLRSSPSLPFSFAVKPLCFRRGKLMAHTLARATLGLTHPSNVEPPKISFTAKEIDLVEWKGDILAVGVTEKDMAKDENLKFENPILKKLDSQLGGLLAEASSEEDFTGKSGQSTILRLPGLGSKRVGLIGLGQLTPCSPPAAYRSLGETVAVAAKAAQASDVAIVLASSEGLSAESKIYTASAIASGAVLGIHEDNRFKSESKKPALKSVDIIGLGTGPDVQKKLKYAEDVCSGVIFGKELVNAPANVLTPGVLAEEASKIASAYSDVLSAKILDAEQCKELKMGSYLGVAAASANPPHFIHLCYKPLTGPVKAKLGLVGKGLTFDSGGYNIKTGPGCSIELMKFDMGGSAAVLGAAKAIGQIKPSGVEVHFIVAACENMISGTGMRPGDVVTASNGKTIEVNNTDAEGRLTLADALVYACNQGVEKIVDLATLTGACVVALGPSIAGVFTPSDDLAKEVLAASEASGEKLWRMPMEESYWESMKSGVADMVNTGGRPGGAITAALFLKQFVDEKVQWMHIDMAGPVWNDKKRAATGFGISTLVEWVLKNSS; encoded by the exons ATGGCCGCTACCGCATCccccgttgttctttccttggtCTCTTCACTCTTCGCTTCTGCATCCTCTTCTTCTTGTTCCTCTCTCATTTTCACCAGACTCCGCTCTTCCCCTTCCCTTCCATTTTCCTTTGCTGTCAAGCCCCTGTGTTTTCGCAGAGGGAAGCTCATGGCTCACACTCTCGCCCGGGCCACTCTCGGCCTCACTCACCCTTCCAATGTCGAACCCCCTAAg ATCTCTTTCACTGCCAAAGAGATCGATTTGGTGGAATGGAAAGGAGACATTCTTGCAGTGGGTGTTACGGAGAAAGACATGGCTAAAGATGAGAACTTGAAGTTTGAGAACCCAATTTTGAAGAAGCTAGATTCTCAGTTGGGTGGTCTTTTAGCTGAAGCATCCTCCGAGGAAGATTTTACAGGAAAATCTGGACAGTCAACAATTCTTAGGCTCCCTGGTCTTGGCTCGAAAAGGGTTGGCTTGATTGGGCTCGGACAGTTGACGCCATGTTCACCCCCAGCAGCTTATCGGAGTCTTGGTGAGACTGTTGCAGTGGCAGCCAAGGCGGCTCAAGCAAGTGATGTTGCCATTGTGCTTGCTTCTTCTGAGGGGCTTTCTGCTGAATCAAAGATTTATACCGCTTCTGCCATAGCTTCTG GGGCTGTGCTGGGCATTCATGAGGATAATAGGTTTAAGTCAGAGTCAAAGAAGCCAGCTCTTAAATCTGTGGATATCATTGGCCTTGGAACTGGACCTGACGTACAGAAGAAGCTCAAGTATGCAGAAGATGTCTGTTCTGGggtaatttttggaaaagaacTTGTAAATGCACCTGCCAATGTGCTTACCCCTG GGGTATTAGCAGAAGAGGCTTCAAAAATTGCTTCCGCATACAGTGATGTCCTTTCAGCAAAAATTTTGGATGCAGAGCAATGCAAGGAACTGAAAATGGGTTCCTATCTTGGAGTTGCTGCTGCTTCTGCAAATCCCCCTCATTTCATCCACTTGTGTTACAAGCCTCTAACTGGACCTGTCAAGGCCAAACTGGGATTGGTTGGTAAAGGATTGACTTTTGACAG TGGTGGCTACAACATCAAGACTGGACCTGGCTGTTCTATTGAGCTCATGAAGTTTGATATGGGGGGTTCAGCTGCGGTTCTCGGTGCAGCAAAAGCCATTGGTCAAATTAAACCTTCTGGAGTGGAG GTGCATTTCATTGTTGCAGCTTGTGAGAATATGATAAGTGGAACAGGCATGAGGCCTGGAGACGTTGTCACAGCTTCAAATGGAAAGACAATTGAG GTCAATAACACAGATGCAGAGGGCAGACTCACACTTGCAGACGCTTTGGTATATGCTTGTAACCAAGGTGTAGAGAAG ATTGTTGATCTAGCAACATTAACTGGGGCCTGTGTAGTTGCTCTTGGGCCCTCAATTGCAG GTGTCTTTACGCCCAGTGATGACCTTGCTAAAGAGGTACTAGCAGCTTCAGAAGCAAGTGGGGAGAAACTTTGGAGAATGCCTATGGAGGAGAGTTATTGGGAGTCCATGAAATCAGGAGTAGCTGATATGGTCAACACTGGTGGCCGTCCAGGTGGTGCTATCACTGCAGCTCTGTTCTTGAAACAG TTTGTGGACGAGAAGGTTCAGTGGATGCATATCGACATGGCCGGTCCAGTTTGGAACGATAAGAAGCGGGCTGCAACAGGATTTGGCATTTCAACTCTGGTGGAATGGGTTCTGAAGAACTCTTCTTAG
- the LOC100263811 gene encoding uncharacterized protein LOC100263811, which translates to MSVSLTVMTFNLHEDQPDDSPNSWEKRRDLCISVITSYSPMILCTQQGVKTQLEFLQQGLPGYDQVGISRKGSQDTSDEHCTIFYDKEKVELLESGTFWLSESPSVPGSTSWGSVVPCIATWATFQLKGVEPPGFSFQIVNTNMDEFSPRARRRSALLTWQHIASLPPSLPVVYCGGFNTPKESTTGRFLLGRSREHGVVGDMRDAWPSARVRKNGSLIRTYHGFKGDKQGAVEFLKLIFRALCLCWDRQTQDLHIDWVLFRGRSLIPVLCEVVNDNIDGYYPSSHYPIFAEFMLPRTIRLIEPPTQEDN; encoded by the exons ATGAGTGTGTCCTTGACTGTGATGACCTTCAATCTTCATGAAGATCAACCAGATGACAGCCCAAATTCATGGGAGAAAAGGAGAGATTTGTGTATAAGCGTTATCACCAGTTATTCACCCATGATCCTCTGCACCCAACAAG gTGTAAAGACGCAATTGGAATTTCTGCAGCAGGGTTTGCCGG GTTATGATCAAGTTGGAATTTCAAGAAAAGGATCCCAAGACACTTCGGATGAACATTGCACCATCTTCTATGACAAAGAAAAG GTAGAGTTGCTAGAAAGTGGAACATTTTGGTTGTCGGAGTCACCTTCAGTTCCTGGAAGCACATCATGGGGTTCTGTAGTTCCATGTATTGCAACGTGGGCG ACATTCCAATTAAAAGGAGTCGAGCCACCTGGTTTTTCATTTCAGATTGTAAATACAAACATGGATGAGTTCAGTCCTCGTGCCCGTAGACGAAGTGCTTTACTCACATGGCAGCATATTGCATCCTTACCACCTAGCTTGCCAGTTGTATACTGTGGAGGATTTAATACACCAAAGGAATCAACTACAGGGCGTTTTCTTCTTGGAAGATCTAG GGAGCATGGCGTTGTAGGTGATATGAGGGATGCATGGCCCAGTGCTCGAGTGAGAAAAAATGGTTCACTCATACGCACTTACCATGGATTCAAAG GTGACAAGCAAGGAGCCGTTGAATTCCTTAAGTTGATATTCAGAGCACTTTGCCTCTGCTGGGATCGCCAAACTCAGGATCTACATATAGATTGGGTTCTTTTCAGAGGCAGATCCCTGATTCCTGTTTTATGTGAAGTAGTGAACGATAACATTGATGGGTACTATCCATCCTCTCACTATCCAATATTTGCTGAATTTATGCTTCCTCGAACCATCAGACTCATTGAACCACCTACACAAGAGGACAACTAA